The nucleotide sequence ATCCGCCGCTTACTCAGGCGGCGGCGGGCTTGCGGGCCAGCTTGATGGGGTTGGGCCCCAGTGCGGTCACACGCTCGGTCATTTCGACGGCGTACTGGGCAAAGCGCGGGCCTTCGCCCGAAGACAGGTTGAACATCTGCACCCGCTGCCCGCCGATCCCGATCTGCTCCAGGAGCTGGCTGACCTGCGCCACCCGCTTGCGGGCCCTGAAGTTGCCGCTGTTGTAGTGGCAGTCGCCCTCCATGCAGCCGATCACGCAGACCCCGTCGGCCCCCTTCTCAAAGGCCCGCAGCATGTGGATCGTATCCACCTTGCCGGTGCAGGGCACCCGGATGATCTTCACGTTGGTGGGGTAATTCAGTCGCATCGAACCTGCCAGGTCCGCGGCGGTGTACCCTCAATAGTTGCAGCAGAAGGCCAGGATGATGGGTTCGAATTCGGCGCTCATAAGACTCCCTCCAGCAAGGCTTCCACCTTGCACAGCAGCT is from Desulfobacteraceae bacterium and encodes:
- a CDS encoding hydrogenase iron-sulfur subunit, which translates into the protein MAGSMRLNYPTNVKIIRVPCTGKVDTIHMLRAFEKGADGVCVIGCMEGDCHYNSGNFRARKRVAQVSQLLEQIGIGGQRVQMFNLSSGEGPRFAQYAVEMTERVTALGPNPIKLARKPAAA